The following coding sequences lie in one Myxococcus xanthus genomic window:
- a CDS encoding type I polyketide synthase → MSNPPKSAEPSALQRAALLVEKMQARLDAVERARTEPIAVIGMGCRFPGGAVDGPSYWRILRDGVDALREVPESRWDVQGYFDATRGMPGKMYGTRGGFLDDVEHFDAEFFGIAPREAASLDPQQRIALEVAWEALENAGVAPGQLMGSKTGVFMGVMSSDYMARLLKENDATRFDGYMATGNGYSFVPGRISYVLGLQGPCMPVDTACSSSLVSLHLACESLRRGESNLALAGGVNLILSPETTVCLCSMQALASDGRCKTFDAAADGYVRGEGCGILVLKRLSDAQRDGDDILALIRGSAVNHDGASGGLTVPNGPSQQAVVSKALENARVPPALVGYIEAHGTGTPLGDPIELRALGAVLGKGRPEDRPFFIGSVKTNIGHLEPAAGIAGVIKTILSLQHREIPPHLHFHTPNPHVEWDRIPARVPVERVPWPAHEGRRIAGVSSFGLSGINAHVVLEEAPAPAATPAASEADTAELVVLSAKTEPALADLARTWSTFLKSEDVGALADLSYTAALCRTHHDHRLALAAKSPRELAAQLDAFAAGESHPGLSVGRRSNSQKVVFVFPGQGSQWLGMGRQLYAQDTTFREAIDRCHEALGRYTDWSLRELLTSPGQQPRWNDIDVIQPTLFALQISLAAVWRSLGLEPHAVVGHSMGEVAAAHVAGALSLDDAARIICERSKLLRRVSGKGAMAVVDLSREQAEAEIRGAEDRIAIAVSNGPKATVLSGDPAALKDVLERLEKREVFCRWVKVDVASHSPQMDPLRQDLLERMAGIRPTGSTVPLYSTVTGAPIDGRELSAAYWVRNLRQPVLFADAVQRLIQDGNVLFIELSPHPILVPFVDAMLREGDASGRGLVVPSLLREQEEWPSLLASLGALATRVDRVDWLRLHPDKRRRIALPAYPWQRERHWLELGPTRAARGRFVRSGGHPLLGTSFTTSVQQETRFWESTLSASEPAFLADHRVAGSVVVPGAAYLEMALSAAHAMSGGTAHELVDTSFKEGLLLPEGQERTVQLALHGEQGRTLTFQLSSQKAEATGWMTHVVGRLRLLEAGHAGQASESLEAIRERCPDILTQAAHYETLARNGVAYGPAFQGVQQVWRGRGEALGHLRLPESLATRAPAYRIHPALLDACFQLVSAAVPSEDVPQDAGPAVPVALENLRLHAQPATEAFCHVRMRTPEGTRRGVYEFDLVLRDASGTLLLEALGLRVQQLDAPVADAEGRDLYFAPEWRHASSVEQPPAQGTEAGGRWLLIADGGELADTVESQLRARQGEVTRIDLGGSRPGRRTVDVSSPMAFDEVLAETFGKGAAARGVIHLTGLDSGDVDPLMGCGGVLHLVQGLSRMGLSTPPRLWMVTKGVHHGSDSRSASDVVQAPLWGLGRTLAQEHAELKCTRVDVSAVMSTEDATGALVRELLVADAEEEISLRPDGRHVGRIVRGVPGRASHEAIVPAEGQSFRVERDAQGRQEYRSAVRRPPGPGEVELEVDVAARPELGGPSNPERWDEAGATACSGRIVAVGEGVNDVTVGEERIALVTSGLGSHLCVPAGNTALRPPSSSHEEAAALAATVLPVWYGLFHLGRVEKRDRVLVLGASSGLGRTAIQLARRMGAEVFAEAATGDQRASLRELGAAHVVDPKDASFATGLLDMTGGRGVDLAVIAPGAVGLEPSLAVLAEGARVIDLRGTSEAPSAGDANVAWCMVDVHTFARRKPDRFARLWREVKDAFEAGGLPSAVEEVSTLTLNHPGARVVVPATGARRLRADGTYLVTGGLGGLGFAVAKWMVEQGARHLALLGRDTTLTPAQQADVAALEAAGARVRVMGADVSERAQLARVLAEIAEGGTPLRGVIHAAGVLDDGVLLQQTVERFRRVMAPKVLGGWNLHVLTRDLPLDFFVLYSSAASLFGAPGQGNYVAANAFLDALAHHRRVLGLPGLSINWGPFSEVGLAAAQSNRGERLAQRGSDSLTPAEGNAILGRLLDGDVTQMAVMPLDLRKWVEFYPRAKSSPWLSELVPASAGEGVQAAREVALLEALRTATPRDARVALEKFVREQLGRVLRLDSARIDAEAPLQGFGLDSLMGLELRNRLASGLGLSLPASLIWKHPTLDALCAHLQSEVMDRALAETLAIQAEAAATNDNEVFVL, encoded by the coding sequence ATGAGCAACCCGCCAAAGTCAGCTGAACCCTCCGCGTTGCAGCGCGCCGCATTGCTCGTGGAGAAGATGCAGGCCCGCCTCGATGCGGTGGAACGCGCCCGGACCGAGCCCATCGCCGTCATCGGCATGGGGTGCCGTTTCCCCGGTGGCGCCGTCGATGGACCGTCGTACTGGCGAATCCTTCGAGACGGCGTCGACGCGCTCCGCGAGGTGCCCGAGTCCCGCTGGGACGTACAGGGCTACTTCGACGCGACGCGCGGGATGCCGGGGAAGATGTACGGCACCCGCGGTGGATTCCTCGATGACGTGGAGCACTTCGACGCAGAGTTCTTCGGCATCGCGCCCCGGGAAGCGGCGAGCCTGGACCCGCAGCAGCGCATCGCGCTGGAAGTGGCGTGGGAGGCCCTGGAGAACGCGGGTGTGGCGCCCGGTCAGCTCATGGGCAGCAAGACGGGCGTCTTCATGGGCGTGATGTCCAGCGACTACATGGCGCGCCTGCTCAAGGAGAACGACGCGACCCGCTTCGACGGGTACATGGCGACGGGCAACGGCTACAGCTTCGTCCCGGGCCGGATTTCCTACGTGCTGGGCCTGCAGGGGCCGTGCATGCCGGTCGACACGGCGTGCTCGTCCTCGCTGGTGTCGCTCCACCTGGCTTGCGAGAGCCTCCGGCGCGGCGAGTCGAATCTCGCGCTCGCGGGCGGCGTCAATCTCATCCTGTCCCCTGAGACGACCGTCTGCCTTTGCAGCATGCAGGCGCTCGCGAGCGACGGCCGCTGCAAGACCTTCGACGCGGCGGCTGACGGGTACGTGCGCGGGGAGGGCTGCGGCATCCTCGTGCTCAAGCGGCTGTCGGACGCACAGCGCGATGGCGACGACATCCTCGCGCTGATTCGTGGCTCCGCCGTCAATCATGACGGGGCCAGCGGCGGACTGACGGTGCCCAACGGACCGTCGCAGCAAGCCGTCGTGTCGAAGGCGCTGGAGAACGCGCGCGTGCCGCCGGCCCTCGTGGGCTACATCGAAGCCCACGGCACGGGGACGCCGCTGGGCGACCCCATTGAACTGCGGGCCCTGGGGGCCGTGCTGGGCAAGGGACGTCCGGAGGACCGGCCCTTCTTCATCGGCTCGGTGAAGACGAACATCGGCCACCTGGAGCCGGCCGCCGGAATCGCCGGCGTCATCAAGACGATTCTGTCGCTCCAGCACCGGGAGATTCCACCGCACCTGCACTTCCACACGCCCAATCCCCACGTGGAATGGGACCGCATCCCAGCGCGTGTCCCCGTCGAGCGCGTCCCCTGGCCGGCCCACGAGGGGCGGCGTATCGCGGGCGTGAGCTCCTTCGGACTGAGCGGCATCAACGCGCACGTGGTGCTGGAGGAGGCCCCTGCGCCCGCGGCCACGCCCGCCGCTTCCGAGGCCGATACCGCGGAGCTCGTCGTCCTGTCCGCCAAGACGGAGCCAGCGCTGGCCGACCTGGCCCGGACGTGGAGCACGTTCCTGAAGAGCGAGGACGTGGGGGCGCTCGCGGACCTCAGCTACACGGCGGCCCTGTGCCGCACGCACCATGACCATCGGCTCGCGCTCGCGGCGAAGTCCCCGCGGGAGCTGGCCGCGCAGCTCGACGCGTTCGCCGCCGGAGAGAGCCACCCCGGCTTGTCCGTCGGGCGCCGGAGCAACAGCCAGAAGGTGGTCTTCGTGTTCCCCGGCCAGGGCTCACAGTGGCTCGGTATGGGACGGCAGCTGTACGCCCAGGACACGACCTTCCGTGAGGCCATCGACCGGTGCCACGAGGCGCTGGGCCGCTACACGGACTGGTCGCTGCGCGAGCTGTTGACGAGCCCCGGGCAGCAGCCGCGTTGGAATGACATCGACGTCATCCAACCGACGCTGTTCGCCTTGCAGATATCGCTCGCGGCGGTGTGGCGTTCACTGGGCCTGGAGCCGCACGCGGTGGTCGGGCACAGCATGGGTGAGGTCGCCGCGGCCCATGTCGCGGGGGCGCTGTCGCTGGACGACGCCGCGCGCATCATCTGTGAGCGCAGCAAGCTGCTCCGGCGGGTCAGCGGCAAGGGCGCCATGGCGGTGGTGGACCTCTCGCGCGAACAGGCCGAGGCGGAGATTCGGGGCGCGGAGGACCGGATTGCCATCGCCGTCAGCAACGGCCCGAAGGCCACGGTGCTCTCGGGAGACCCGGCGGCGCTGAAGGATGTGCTGGAGCGCCTGGAGAAGCGCGAGGTCTTCTGCCGTTGGGTGAAGGTGGACGTGGCGTCCCACAGCCCACAGATGGACCCGCTTCGGCAGGACTTGCTGGAGCGGATGGCTGGTATCCGTCCCACGGGAAGCACGGTGCCGCTCTACTCGACGGTGACGGGGGCCCCCATCGACGGCCGGGAGCTGAGCGCCGCGTATTGGGTGCGCAACCTGCGGCAGCCCGTGCTGTTCGCGGACGCGGTGCAGCGTCTCATCCAGGATGGGAACGTCCTGTTCATCGAGTTGAGCCCGCATCCCATCCTGGTGCCCTTCGTGGACGCGATGCTGCGGGAAGGCGACGCCTCTGGCCGAGGCCTGGTCGTCCCGAGCCTCCTTCGGGAACAGGAGGAGTGGCCGTCGCTGCTCGCATCCCTGGGCGCGCTGGCCACCCGAGTGGACCGCGTGGATTGGCTCCGGCTGCATCCGGACAAGCGGCGGCGCATCGCACTGCCCGCGTATCCCTGGCAGCGGGAACGGCACTGGCTGGAGCTGGGGCCCACGCGTGCAGCGCGAGGCCGCTTCGTGCGCTCGGGGGGGCATCCGCTCCTGGGCACTTCGTTCACGACCTCCGTGCAGCAGGAGACTCGCTTCTGGGAGTCCACACTGAGCGCGAGTGAGCCCGCGTTCCTCGCGGACCATCGCGTGGCGGGCTCGGTGGTGGTGCCGGGAGCGGCCTATCTGGAGATGGCGCTGTCCGCGGCGCACGCGATGTCGGGAGGCACCGCGCACGAACTGGTCGACACCTCCTTCAAGGAGGGCCTGCTCCTGCCCGAGGGCCAGGAGCGCACCGTCCAACTGGCGCTGCATGGCGAGCAGGGCCGCACCCTGACGTTCCAGCTTTCGAGCCAGAAGGCGGAAGCGACGGGGTGGATGACGCACGTCGTGGGCCGGCTCCGCCTCTTGGAAGCAGGGCACGCGGGGCAGGCGTCCGAGTCATTGGAGGCCATCCGCGAGCGATGCCCCGACATCCTGACCCAGGCGGCGCATTACGAGACGCTGGCACGCAACGGCGTGGCCTACGGGCCCGCGTTCCAGGGCGTGCAGCAGGTCTGGCGGGGGCGAGGGGAGGCGCTCGGCCACCTCCGCCTGCCGGAGTCATTGGCCACGCGGGCCCCGGCGTATCGAATCCATCCCGCGTTGCTCGACGCCTGCTTCCAGCTGGTGTCCGCCGCGGTGCCTTCGGAGGACGTGCCACAGGATGCGGGGCCCGCCGTCCCGGTGGCGCTCGAGAACCTGCGGCTTCACGCACAGCCCGCGACGGAGGCTTTCTGCCACGTCCGGATGCGGACACCCGAGGGCACGCGCCGAGGCGTCTACGAGTTCGACCTCGTACTGCGCGATGCGTCCGGCACGCTGCTGCTGGAGGCGCTGGGGCTGCGGGTTCAGCAACTGGACGCTCCCGTGGCGGATGCGGAGGGCAGGGACCTCTACTTCGCTCCGGAGTGGCGTCATGCCTCCTCCGTCGAGCAACCCCCTGCACAGGGAACCGAGGCGGGCGGACGCTGGTTGCTCATCGCGGATGGCGGCGAGCTGGCGGACACGGTGGAGTCACAGCTCCGCGCCCGCCAGGGCGAAGTCACCCGTATCGACCTGGGTGGCTCCAGGCCGGGCCGCCGCACCGTGGACGTGTCGTCGCCGATGGCCTTCGATGAGGTGCTGGCGGAGACGTTCGGCAAGGGGGCCGCTGCGCGCGGCGTGATTCACCTGACGGGCCTCGACTCGGGCGACGTGGACCCGTTGATGGGCTGCGGCGGCGTCCTGCACCTCGTGCAGGGGCTCTCCCGAATGGGCCTGTCGACTCCGCCCCGTCTGTGGATGGTGACGAAGGGGGTCCACCACGGTTCGGACAGCCGTTCCGCTTCGGACGTCGTGCAGGCCCCGTTGTGGGGCCTGGGGCGCACGCTCGCGCAGGAGCACGCCGAGCTGAAGTGCACTCGGGTGGATGTGTCCGCGGTCATGAGCACCGAGGACGCCACCGGCGCGCTGGTGCGCGAGCTGCTCGTGGCGGACGCGGAGGAGGAAATCTCCCTCCGCCCTGATGGGCGACATGTCGGCCGCATTGTCCGTGGCGTACCCGGCAGGGCCTCCCATGAGGCCATCGTCCCCGCCGAGGGCCAGTCCTTCCGGGTCGAGCGTGATGCTCAAGGACGCCAGGAGTACCGGTCCGCGGTCCGCCGTCCGCCTGGGCCTGGAGAGGTTGAGCTCGAAGTCGATGTGGCGGCGCGTCCGGAGCTGGGCGGGCCGTCGAACCCGGAGCGCTGGGACGAAGCAGGTGCCACCGCATGCAGTGGGCGCATCGTGGCCGTGGGCGAGGGCGTGAACGACGTCACCGTGGGCGAGGAGCGCATCGCGCTGGTGACGTCGGGCCTCGGGTCGCATCTGTGCGTGCCCGCTGGGAACACCGCGCTGCGTCCGCCCTCGTCGTCGCACGAAGAGGCCGCGGCGCTGGCCGCGACCGTGTTGCCTGTCTGGTACGGCCTGTTCCACCTGGGACGCGTGGAGAAGCGAGACCGTGTGTTGGTCCTCGGTGCCTCGAGCGGACTTGGGCGAACGGCCATCCAGCTTGCTCGGCGCATGGGGGCGGAGGTCTTCGCCGAAGCCGCGACGGGCGACCAGCGGGCCTCTTTGCGGGAGCTCGGCGCTGCCCACGTCGTGGACCCCAAGGACGCCTCATTCGCCACGGGGCTGTTGGACATGACGGGGGGCCGTGGGGTGGACCTGGCCGTCATCGCGCCGGGCGCTGTCGGCCTCGAGCCGAGCCTCGCCGTGCTGGCGGAGGGGGCTCGCGTCATCGACCTGCGAGGGACGTCCGAAGCGCCCTCGGCCGGGGATGCGAACGTCGCGTGGTGCATGGTCGACGTGCACACCTTCGCGCGACGCAAGCCCGACCGGTTCGCCCGGCTGTGGCGCGAGGTGAAGGACGCCTTCGAAGCCGGGGGCCTGCCTTCCGCCGTGGAGGAGGTGAGCACGCTCACCCTGAATCATCCCGGGGCACGCGTGGTGGTGCCGGCCACGGGGGCTCGGCGACTCCGTGCGGATGGGACGTACCTGGTGACGGGCGGCCTGGGAGGACTGGGCTTCGCGGTGGCGAAGTGGATGGTGGAGCAGGGCGCGCGTCACCTCGCGCTCCTGGGCCGTGACACCACGTTGACGCCAGCGCAGCAGGCGGACGTGGCCGCGCTCGAAGCGGCGGGGGCGCGTGTGCGGGTGATGGGGGCGGATGTGTCCGAAAGGGCTCAGCTGGCTCGGGTGCTCGCGGAGATTGCCGAGGGCGGCACCCCGCTGCGAGGCGTCATCCACGCGGCGGGTGTGCTGGATGACGGCGTCCTGTTGCAGCAGACAGTGGAGCGCTTCCGTCGGGTGATGGCGCCCAAGGTCCTCGGTGGTTGGAACCTGCATGTCCTGACGCGCGACCTGCCGCTCGACTTCTTCGTGCTGTACTCGTCGGCGGCCTCCCTGTTCGGCGCACCAGGGCAGGGGAACTACGTGGCGGCCAATGCCTTCCTCGACGCGCTGGCCCATCACCGCCGGGTGCTGGGGCTGCCGGGCCTGAGCATCAACTGGGGACCCTTCTCCGAGGTCGGTCTGGCCGCCGCGCAGTCGAACCGGGGAGAGCGCCTGGCGCAGCGGGGCTCCGACAGCCTGACGCCCGCGGAAGGCAACGCCATCCTGGGCCGGCTGTTGGATGGCGACGTGACGCAGATGGCGGTCATGCCGCTCGACCTCCGCAAGTGGGTGGAGTTCTATCCGCGAGCGAAGTCCTCGCCATGGCTGTCGGAGCTCGTCCCGGCCAGCGCGGGGGAGGGCGTGCAGGCCGCCAGGGAGGTTGCGCTGCTTGAAGCCTTGCGGACGGCGACACCTCGGGACGCGCGGGTGGCGCTGGAGAAATTCGTTCGCGAGCAGCTGGGCCGGGTGCTCCGGCTCGACTCCGCGCGCATCGACGCAGAAGCGCCGCTCCAAGGCTTCGGACTCGACTCGCTGATGGGGCTCGAGCTGCGCAACAGGTTGGCGTCGGGACTGGGGCTGTCGCTCCCGGCGTCACTGATTTGGAAGCACCCGACGCTGGATGCGCTCTGTGCGCATCTCCAGAGTGAAGTCATGGATCGCGCCCTGGCCGAGACGCTCGCAATCCAGGCAGAGGCGGCCGCAACCAACGACAACGAGGTCTTCGTCCTATGA